The following proteins are co-located in the Carassius gibelio isolate Cgi1373 ecotype wild population from Czech Republic chromosome A9, carGib1.2-hapl.c, whole genome shotgun sequence genome:
- the LOC128019864 gene encoding guanine nucleotide exchange factor DBS-like isoform X4 yields MAMIWMQTEKVVVQDLQRRLSNVTHNIDEIMQKESSPLYAADIITELKRQFAFLSGGRGQDGSPIIIFPEFPSFCEIGDQDFRNVLTYLTSIPSLSAAGVGFIVVIDRRRDRWMCLKGTLLRISGWFPANLGLVLVLRPSAILQRTMSDVFFKLHRDDFKVPVIMLNSVADLHSYIERSQLTQELGGTQYYCHKTWISHRTDLESFAALVKRMAERLQVFGRELAETELPNNLQTASNLLTAQTSRKDGFKEEMAGALSQGRKLLEHIREPVRRDPDSSLNPDQLENLATVHRLLSQLNESSTAFDEFWIQHHNKLDLCFKLCQFEHNFQQLQTELEQATATMNAFSDVGISPAQTEHFLQELTNHENKACEVLDRVRSVIAEGQSLIDSSPNVDDSVAVKCSELQRVRENLTQRLKDKRTMLTQAMELYKRLEMMCKWCDDGIYMLASQPLDKCQSQEGAESALSELECYLETASEKQQWDISTVWLEYENILNNELREKVKRAFEKKTSLKEMFERRRVSLKKLAAKQTRPIQPVAPRPESLSSPAHREHENICISEDSDSRVSCKQVNSDQVDRSSRNPSVSEEEETLAVLRRHVMNELLETERAYVEELMCVLQGYAAEMDNPSMTPLLPAALQNKKDVLFGNMQEIYNFHKRIFLKELESYTGCPELVGRCFLDWMGELQIYEKYCHNKPRSESLWRQCSDCAFFQECQKKLEHKLGLDSYLLKPVQRITKYQLLLKEMIKYSKGCEGSEELPAALSSILGILKAVNDSMHLIAITGYEGNLGVLGRLLMQGSFSVWAEHKRGHVKVMELARFKPMQRHLFLHEKALLFCKRREESGEGYEKAPSYSFKQELSMAAIGITENAKGDSRKFEIWSRSRDEVYTVQAVSEEAKTIWVTEIQKLLTGQLEACKEVSQQRAPEQFSSDISSTNRLVRNESSNFRSGGVDKLSTEEERCKELENILEPRTTGRAKGSSFSFETKPKRQDIRSDPTPLETGPQPNLGGGRWLSTSSLFQNRRRGWTKGSLSLDASVEHDGYFSAEEQVTSDPEEEKENKMCADELQSVRIEEEIQCSEETEDPEK; encoded by the exons atgAGATCATGCAGAAGGAGTCCAGTCCTCTCTACGCTGCTGACATCATCACTGAGCTCAAGAGACAGTTTGCCTTCCTGTCTG GGGGAAGGGGACAGGATGGAAGCCCTATCATAATCTTTCCAGAGTTCCCTTCGTTTTGTGAAATTGGAGACCAAGACTTTCGTAATGTTCTTACTTACCTGACAAGTATTCCCAG CCTGAGTGCAGCAGGTGTGGGCTTCATCGTAGTGATTGACAGGCGTAGAGATCGATGGATGTGTTTGAAGGGAACGTTACTGCGTATCTCT gGCTGGTTTCCTGCTAATCTTGGGCTTGTTCTGGTGCTGAGACCCAGTGCTATCCTGCAGAGAACGATGTCTGATGTGTTCTTCAAACTCCACAGAGATGACTTTAAAGTACCG GTTATCATGCTAAACTCGGTGGCTGATCTGCACTCTTATATTGAGCGGAGTCAGCTGACACAAGAACTGGGTGGCACTCAATACTACTGCCACAAGACCTGGATCTCCCATCGCACA GATCTTGAAAGCTTTGCCGCATTAGTGAAGAGGATGGCTGAGAGACTGCAAGTGTTTGGCAGGGAGCTGGCAGAAACCGAGCTCCCTAACAACCTCCAAACAGCCAGCAATCTGCTCACTGCACAAACCAGCAGAAAAGACGGTTTcaaa GAAGAGATGGCAGGAGCTCTAAGCCAAGGACGGAAACTCTTGGAGCACATCAGGGAACCGGTCCGCAGAGATCCGGACAGCAGTCTAAACCCTGATCAACTGGAGAACCTTGCTACAGTGCACAG GCTGTTATCCCAGTTGAATGAGAGCTCGACAGCGTTTGATGAGTTCTGGATTCAGCATCATAATAAACTGGATCTATGTTTTAAACTCTGCCAGTTTGAGCACAACTTTCAACAG TTGCAAACAGAGCTGGAGCAAGCAACAGCCACTATGAATGCTTTCTCAGACGTCGGAATAAGCCCTGCCCAAACAGAACACTTCCTTCAAGAACTGACCAACCATGAGAATAAGGCCTGT GAAGTGCTGGACAGAGTGAGGTCTGTGATTGCAGAGGGTCaaagtttgattgacagctctccaAATGTTGATGACAGTGTTGCAGTAAAATGCAGTGAGCtacaaagagtgagagagaatcTCACCCAAAGGCTCAAAGACAAGAGGACCATGCTCACACAGGCTATGGAGCTATATAAAAGATTGGAAATG atGTGTAAATGGTGTGATGATGGGATTTACATGCTAGCATCACAGCCTCTTGACAAGTGCCAGTCACAGGAGGGGGCGGAGTCGGCACTGTCAGAGCTGGAGTGTTACCTGGAGACAGCCAGTGAGAAACAGCAGTGGGATATCAGCACAGTTTGGCTGGAATATGAGAACATACTGAACAATGAGCTCAGG GAGAAGGTGAAGCGTGCATTTGAGAAGAAAACATCATTAAAGGAGATGTTTGAGAGGAGGAGGGTTAGTCTGAAGAAACTAGCAGCCAAACAAACACGCCCCATCCAACCTGTGGCCCCGCGACCAGAGTCACTCTCATCTCctg CTCACAGGGAGCATGAGAACATCTGTATTAGTGAAGATTCAGACAGCAGGGTGTCCTGTAAACAA GTAAACTCTGATCAAGTTGACAGGAGCAGTCGCAATCCTTCTGTATCTGAGGAGGAGGAAACCCTGGCTGTGCTGCGCAG gCATGTAATGAATGAGCTACTGGAAACAGAGAGAGCGTATGTGGAAGAGCTTATGTGCGTTTTGCAG GGATATGCTGCTGAGATGGACAACCCCTCCATGACTCCTCTCCTCCCCGCAGCCCTGCAGAACAAGAAGGATGTGTTATTTGGGAACATGCAGGAAATTTATAATTTCCACAAAAG AATTTTCCTCAAAGAGCTGGAAAGTTACACTGGCTGTCCTGAGCTCGTGGGCCGCTGCTTTCTGGACTGG ATGGGGGAGCTGCAGATTTATGAGAAATACTGCCACAACAAGCCTCGTTCTGAGAGCCTCTGGAGGCAGTGCTCAGACTGCGCCTTTTTCCAG GAATGTCAGAAGAAACTAGAGCACAAACTAGGACTGGACTCATACTTACTGAAGCCTGTGCAGAGGATCACTAAATACCAACTCCTGCTGAAG gaGATGATTAAGTACAGTAAAGGCTGTGAGGGCTCAGAGGAGCTGCCGGCTGCTCTTTCCTCCATACTGGGTATCCTGAAGGCTGTAAATGACTCAATGCACCTAATCGCCATCACAGGATATGAG GGTAACCTTGGAGTCCTGGGCCGCCTGCTGATGCAAGGGTCATTCAGTGTGTGGGCGGAGCATAAGAGAGGTCACGTGAAGGTCATGGAGCTTGCCAGGTTTAAGCCCATGCAAAGACACCTGTTCCTGCACGAGAAAGCTCTGCTCTTCTGCAAGAGGCGAGAGGAGAGTGGAGAGGGATACGAGAAAGCGCCCTCATATAGCTTCAAGCAGGAGCTCAGC ATGGCTGCGATTGGAATAACAGAGAATGCTAAAGGGGACAGCAGGAAGTTTGAGATCTGGTCCAGATCAAGGGATGAGGTCTACACAGTACAG GCCGTGTCTGAGGAGGCTAAGACCATCTGGGTAACAGAAATCCAGAAACTTCTAACAGGACAGCTGGAGGCCTGTAAAG AAGTAAGTCAACAGAGGGCACCTGAGCAGTTTTCCTCAGATATCAGCTCAACTAACAG ACTGGTGAGAAATGAATCAAGTAACTTCAGGAGTGGAGGAGTGGATAAACTgagcacagaagaagaaagatgcAAAGAACTTGAGAACATTCTAGAGCCCAGAACCACTGGGAGAGCAAAAG gGTCTTCGTTCAGTTTTGAGACGAAACCAAAACGACAAGATATTCGGAGTGACCCTACACCTCTAG AAACAGGGCCACAGCCTAACTTGGGTGGAGGCAGGTGGTTGAGTACATCAAGTCTGTTTCAGAATCGTAGGAGAG GTTGGACTAAAGGGTCTCTCTCACTGGATGCCTCTGTGGAGCATGATGGATACTTTAGTGCAGAAGAGCAGGTGACCTCTGACCCAGAAGAAGAGAAGGAAAATAAAATG TGTGCAGATGAGCTGCAATCTGTGAGGATAGAGGAAGAGATCCAGTGTTCTGAAGAGACGGAGGATCCTGAGAAATGA
- the LOC128019864 gene encoding guanine nucleotide exchange factor DBS-like isoform X3: MDVQNEGKTMCIPLAEVEKYYHFSRCCHWLRNEIMQKESSPLYAADIITELKRQFAFLSGGRGQDGSPIIIFPEFPSFCEIGDQDFRNVLTYLTSIPSLSAAGVGFIVVIDRRRDRWMCLKGTLLRISGWFPANLGLVLVLRPSAILQRTMSDVFFKLHRDDFKVPVIMLNSVADLHSYIERSQLTQELGGTQYYCHKTWISHRTDLESFAALVKRMAERLQVFGRELAETELPNNLQTASNLLTAQTSRKDGFKEEMAGALSQGRKLLEHIREPVRRDPDSSLNPDQLENLATVHRLLSQLNESSTAFDEFWIQHHNKLDLCFKLCQFEHNFQQLQTELEQATATMNAFSDVGISPAQTEHFLQELTNHENKACEVLDRVRSVIAEGQSLIDSSPNVDDSVAVKCSELQRVRENLTQRLKDKRTMLTQAMELYKRLEMMCKWCDDGIYMLASQPLDKCQSQEGAESALSELECYLETASEKQQWDISTVWLEYENILNNELREKVKRAFEKKTSLKEMFERRRVSLKKLAAKQTRPIQPVAPRPESLSSPAHREHENICISEDSDSRVSCKQVNSDQVDRSSRNPSVSEEEETLAVLRRHVMNELLETERAYVEELMCVLQGYAAEMDNPSMTPLLPAALQNKKDVLFGNMQEIYNFHKRIFLKELESYTGCPELVGRCFLDWMGELQIYEKYCHNKPRSESLWRQCSDCAFFQECQKKLEHKLGLDSYLLKPVQRITKYQLLLKEMIKYSKGCEGSEELPAALSSILGILKAVNDSMHLIAITGYEGNLGVLGRLLMQGSFSVWAEHKRGHVKVMELARFKPMQRHLFLHEKALLFCKRREESGEGYEKAPSYSFKQELSMAAIGITENAKGDSRKFEIWSRSRDEVYTVQAVSEEAKTIWVTEIQKLLTGQLEACKEVSQQRAPEQFSSDISSTNRLVRNESSNFRSGGVDKLSTEEERCKELENILEPRTTGRAKGSSFSFETKPKRQDIRSDPTPLETGPQPNLGGGRWLSTSSLFQNRRRGWTKGSLSLDASVEHDGYFSAEEQVTSDPEEEKENKMCADELQSVRIEEEIQCSEETEDPEK, encoded by the exons atgAGATCATGCAGAAGGAGTCCAGTCCTCTCTACGCTGCTGACATCATCACTGAGCTCAAGAGACAGTTTGCCTTCCTGTCTG GGGGAAGGGGACAGGATGGAAGCCCTATCATAATCTTTCCAGAGTTCCCTTCGTTTTGTGAAATTGGAGACCAAGACTTTCGTAATGTTCTTACTTACCTGACAAGTATTCCCAG CCTGAGTGCAGCAGGTGTGGGCTTCATCGTAGTGATTGACAGGCGTAGAGATCGATGGATGTGTTTGAAGGGAACGTTACTGCGTATCTCT gGCTGGTTTCCTGCTAATCTTGGGCTTGTTCTGGTGCTGAGACCCAGTGCTATCCTGCAGAGAACGATGTCTGATGTGTTCTTCAAACTCCACAGAGATGACTTTAAAGTACCG GTTATCATGCTAAACTCGGTGGCTGATCTGCACTCTTATATTGAGCGGAGTCAGCTGACACAAGAACTGGGTGGCACTCAATACTACTGCCACAAGACCTGGATCTCCCATCGCACA GATCTTGAAAGCTTTGCCGCATTAGTGAAGAGGATGGCTGAGAGACTGCAAGTGTTTGGCAGGGAGCTGGCAGAAACCGAGCTCCCTAACAACCTCCAAACAGCCAGCAATCTGCTCACTGCACAAACCAGCAGAAAAGACGGTTTcaaa GAAGAGATGGCAGGAGCTCTAAGCCAAGGACGGAAACTCTTGGAGCACATCAGGGAACCGGTCCGCAGAGATCCGGACAGCAGTCTAAACCCTGATCAACTGGAGAACCTTGCTACAGTGCACAG GCTGTTATCCCAGTTGAATGAGAGCTCGACAGCGTTTGATGAGTTCTGGATTCAGCATCATAATAAACTGGATCTATGTTTTAAACTCTGCCAGTTTGAGCACAACTTTCAACAG TTGCAAACAGAGCTGGAGCAAGCAACAGCCACTATGAATGCTTTCTCAGACGTCGGAATAAGCCCTGCCCAAACAGAACACTTCCTTCAAGAACTGACCAACCATGAGAATAAGGCCTGT GAAGTGCTGGACAGAGTGAGGTCTGTGATTGCAGAGGGTCaaagtttgattgacagctctccaAATGTTGATGACAGTGTTGCAGTAAAATGCAGTGAGCtacaaagagtgagagagaatcTCACCCAAAGGCTCAAAGACAAGAGGACCATGCTCACACAGGCTATGGAGCTATATAAAAGATTGGAAATG atGTGTAAATGGTGTGATGATGGGATTTACATGCTAGCATCACAGCCTCTTGACAAGTGCCAGTCACAGGAGGGGGCGGAGTCGGCACTGTCAGAGCTGGAGTGTTACCTGGAGACAGCCAGTGAGAAACAGCAGTGGGATATCAGCACAGTTTGGCTGGAATATGAGAACATACTGAACAATGAGCTCAGG GAGAAGGTGAAGCGTGCATTTGAGAAGAAAACATCATTAAAGGAGATGTTTGAGAGGAGGAGGGTTAGTCTGAAGAAACTAGCAGCCAAACAAACACGCCCCATCCAACCTGTGGCCCCGCGACCAGAGTCACTCTCATCTCctg CTCACAGGGAGCATGAGAACATCTGTATTAGTGAAGATTCAGACAGCAGGGTGTCCTGTAAACAA GTAAACTCTGATCAAGTTGACAGGAGCAGTCGCAATCCTTCTGTATCTGAGGAGGAGGAAACCCTGGCTGTGCTGCGCAG gCATGTAATGAATGAGCTACTGGAAACAGAGAGAGCGTATGTGGAAGAGCTTATGTGCGTTTTGCAG GGATATGCTGCTGAGATGGACAACCCCTCCATGACTCCTCTCCTCCCCGCAGCCCTGCAGAACAAGAAGGATGTGTTATTTGGGAACATGCAGGAAATTTATAATTTCCACAAAAG AATTTTCCTCAAAGAGCTGGAAAGTTACACTGGCTGTCCTGAGCTCGTGGGCCGCTGCTTTCTGGACTGG ATGGGGGAGCTGCAGATTTATGAGAAATACTGCCACAACAAGCCTCGTTCTGAGAGCCTCTGGAGGCAGTGCTCAGACTGCGCCTTTTTCCAG GAATGTCAGAAGAAACTAGAGCACAAACTAGGACTGGACTCATACTTACTGAAGCCTGTGCAGAGGATCACTAAATACCAACTCCTGCTGAAG gaGATGATTAAGTACAGTAAAGGCTGTGAGGGCTCAGAGGAGCTGCCGGCTGCTCTTTCCTCCATACTGGGTATCCTGAAGGCTGTAAATGACTCAATGCACCTAATCGCCATCACAGGATATGAG GGTAACCTTGGAGTCCTGGGCCGCCTGCTGATGCAAGGGTCATTCAGTGTGTGGGCGGAGCATAAGAGAGGTCACGTGAAGGTCATGGAGCTTGCCAGGTTTAAGCCCATGCAAAGACACCTGTTCCTGCACGAGAAAGCTCTGCTCTTCTGCAAGAGGCGAGAGGAGAGTGGAGAGGGATACGAGAAAGCGCCCTCATATAGCTTCAAGCAGGAGCTCAGC ATGGCTGCGATTGGAATAACAGAGAATGCTAAAGGGGACAGCAGGAAGTTTGAGATCTGGTCCAGATCAAGGGATGAGGTCTACACAGTACAG GCCGTGTCTGAGGAGGCTAAGACCATCTGGGTAACAGAAATCCAGAAACTTCTAACAGGACAGCTGGAGGCCTGTAAAG AAGTAAGTCAACAGAGGGCACCTGAGCAGTTTTCCTCAGATATCAGCTCAACTAACAG ACTGGTGAGAAATGAATCAAGTAACTTCAGGAGTGGAGGAGTGGATAAACTgagcacagaagaagaaagatgcAAAGAACTTGAGAACATTCTAGAGCCCAGAACCACTGGGAGAGCAAAAG gGTCTTCGTTCAGTTTTGAGACGAAACCAAAACGACAAGATATTCGGAGTGACCCTACACCTCTAG AAACAGGGCCACAGCCTAACTTGGGTGGAGGCAGGTGGTTGAGTACATCAAGTCTGTTTCAGAATCGTAGGAGAG GTTGGACTAAAGGGTCTCTCTCACTGGATGCCTCTGTGGAGCATGATGGATACTTTAGTGCAGAAGAGCAGGTGACCTCTGACCCAGAAGAAGAGAAGGAAAATAAAATG TGTGCAGATGAGCTGCAATCTGTGAGGATAGAGGAAGAGATCCAGTGTTCTGAAGAGACGGAGGATCCTGAGAAATGA